A genomic window from Prunus persica cultivar Lovell chromosome G2, Prunus_persica_NCBIv2, whole genome shotgun sequence includes:
- the LOC18786387 gene encoding NAC domain-containing protein 101, with protein MSSSSSTTTTEAWVLDLLPEFRFRPSDEKMVNLLWKKINGKDYQVMPEINYKPWDLPDNESIPLFLRFLKQLMQGKASIIPEIDFYKHEPWDLAGAGLMFPDSPYQARTWFCFSRPDYKYVDSPRRNRLTEKGFWKITGQPREVKSRQLSKSLTCKKKTLTFHLGRPKKSSKTDWVKQEYYLTPNDPGSNPNQLSGLVLYRVKYRSADYESDNNYVLGTGNLNDGEPGGFVSSDFDDMIQEPCDQQEHLDSPSPPPEPPRPHQLPQLGNVHGSTGDYIASNSDNQAAAIHHMITDEEELLAYKELERVLLGSGNPDDGEARTCVSSDMLRELCAQLGEDLDSPFPPPGPPELGNAPDVYTDECRSWPSPIEDNDSSLPNKNNIPTNYDSKPVSNTASNFENQTKDERIPEVYSQSEENLQSFFRSLEVENYTLPSPILYVEQGDVLHANNYIGCNESQYAALFPQSS; from the exons TACCAAGTCATGCCTGAAATCAATTACAAGCCTTGGGATTTACCTGATAATGAATCTATCCCACTTTTTCTTCGCTTCTTGAAGCAGCTGATGCAGGGCAAGGCCTCCATCATTCCTGAAATCGATTTCTACAAGCACGAGCCTTGGGATTTAGCTG GAGCAGGACTCATGTTCCCAGATTCTCCATATCAAGCTAGGACGTGGTTCTGCTTCAGCCGACCTGATTACAAATACGTCGACAGTCCTCGCCGCAACAGGCTCACAGAGAAGGGCTTCTGGAAAATCACAGGCCAGCCACGAGAAGTCAAGTCTCGACAACTCTCCAAATCGCTCACTTGCAAAAAGAAGACCTTGACCTTCCATTTAGGTCGTCCGAAAAAGTCGAGCAAGACAGACTGGGTCAAGCAGGAGTATTATCTCACTCCAAATGACCCGGGTTCTAACCCCAATCAGCTGAGTGGCCTTGTTCTTTACCGCGTCAAGTATAGGTCAGCTGACTATGAGTCTGATAATAACTATGTGCTTGGAACTGGCAATCTTAATGATGGTGAACCTGGTGGCTTTGTTTCATCTGattttgatgatatgattCAAGAG CCATGTGATCAGCAAGAACATCTGGATTcaccttctcctcctcctgagCCGCCTCGGCCACACCAGCTACCTCAGTTGGGAAATGTTCATGGTAGTACTGGTGACTACATTGCCTCTAATTCTGATAACCAAGCTGCTGCTATCCATCATATGATTACAGACGAAGAAGAACTTCTGGCCTACAAAGAGCTTGAACGTGTTCTTCTTGGCAGTGGCAATCCTGATGATGGTGAAGCTCGTACCTGTGTTTCATCTGATATGCTTAGAGAG TTATGTGCTCAGCTAGGAGAAGATCTGGATTCACCCTTTCCTCCTCCTGGGCCACCTGAGCTGGGAAATGCTCCTGATGTCTATACTGATGAATGCAGGAGCTGGCCATCCCCAATTGAGGATAATGATTCTTCTCTTCCAAACAAGAATAATATTCCAACCAATTATGACAGCAAACCAGTTAGCAACACAGCCTCTAACTTCGAGAATCAAACTAAAGATGAAAGGATTCCTGAG GTTTATTCTCAATCAGAAGAAAATCTGCAATCGTTCTTTCGTTCACTTGAGGTAGAGAATTACACATTGCCTTCCCCAATATTATACGTGGAACAGGGAGATGTTCTGCATGCCAATAACTATATTGGATGCAATGAGTCGCAATATGCGGCTCTTTTCCCACAAAGTTCTTGA